The DNA segment TACAAGAAAAGAGAAAACGGAAATGTTTCAAAACTTATTAATGGAAGACGCTCCGGCAATATTTCTCTATAACCCCGATTATCTGTATATAATATCTAAGGAAGTAAAGGGAATTAAAACGGGAATGATCACTCTCCCCTCTGAAAGATTTTCCGGCATAAGCAATTGGTACATAAAAACAAAGAGAATTTTTAAACCCTCTAATATATAAAAATATGAAGTCAAAATTTGATAAACACAATATGTACGAAATTATATTAAAGATGCCCAAGCAATTCAGGTCGGGAATTGAATCGGCCAAGGGAATTTTCCCGAAAAAAGGAAATCCCTCAAAGAACCCTGGAAATATTATTGTCTGCGGAATGGGAGGCTCGGGCATGCCCGGAGAAATTTTACGCGGCCTGAAGCCATTGGATGTTTTCAGCCACAAAAGCTACGGCTTGCCTGTTCAAGCCGGAGAAAAAAGCCTGATAATCTGCATTTCTTATTCCGGAAATACGGAAGAAACATTGTCTTCCTTCTCGGAAGCGCTAAAAAGAAACTTGCCAATAATCTGCATTTCCTCCGGAGGAAAACTGGAAGAGCTTTCAAGAAAAAATAATGTCCCCTTAGTCAAATTATCAGGAGAAAAAATTCCTCCCCGCTCGGCTGTGGCTCAAATGTTTTCAGCTTTAGCCCAAATTATGGTGAATTATAATCTTTTGAGCCCGGAAATTATTGAAAATATCCTGAATCTTGAGAAAGAAATAAAGCCTGAAGAATTTGAAAATCAAGGAAAAATTTTGGCTGAAAAAATGCTCGGAAAAATTCCAATGATATACACAACTGAAAAATATAAAACAGTCGGCTCCATTTGGAAGAAAAGTCTCAATGAAACAGCCAAGATAATGGCTTTCACAAACTATTTTCCTGAACTAAATCATAACGAAATTGTCGGTTTCTGGAAAATAAATGAAAAACAAATAGAAAAAGGAAAGGTTATTGTTTTTGTTCTAAGAGACCTTCAAGAAAATCCCCTCCTCCTCAAACAAATGAATATCACCAAAGAACTGATAGAGAAGCAGGATGTGGAATTTGAATTCATCAATACGCAGGGAAAAACTTTATTGGAGGAAATATTTTCCACGATAGTTCTGGGATTTTGGACATCCTACCATCTGGCGGAATTATATGAAGTTGACCCGACTACAATTGACCTTATTGAAGAATTCAAAAAAAGACTATCCC comes from the Candidatus Nealsonbacteria bacterium CG07_land_8_20_14_0_80_39_13 genome and includes:
- a CDS encoding bifunctional phosphoglucose/phosphomannose isomerase; protein product: MKSKFDKHNMYEIILKMPKQFRSGIESAKGIFPKKGNPSKNPGNIIVCGMGGSGMPGEILRGLKPLDVFSHKSYGLPVQAGEKSLIICISYSGNTEETLSSFSEALKRNLPIICISSGGKLEELSRKNNVPLVKLSGEKIPPRSAVAQMFSALAQIMVNYNLLSPEIIENILNLEKEIKPEEFENQGKILAEKMLGKIPMIYTTEKYKTVGSIWKKSLNETAKIMAFTNYFPELNHNEIVGFWKINEKQIEKGKVIVFVLRDLQENPLLLKQMNITKELIEKQDVEFEFINTQGKTLLEEIFSTIVLGFWTSYHLAELYEVDPTTIDLIEEFKKRLSQNN